The sequence below is a genomic window from Salicibibacter cibarius.
GGGCATACGGATCCCCATTCTGCACTAGGTATAGGTTCCCTTGGAGGATTTTTAGCGGCGAAAGCAATGATGGAAAAGCATGACATTAAGGGGACTTTAAAGTTTTTTGGTGAACCTGCAGAAAAATTACGAGGCTCAAAACCTATTCATGCAGCGAAAGGTTACTATGATGACCTTGATGCTGCGATAAGTTTTCACCCTTTTTATATGTTGCCTCTTAGTAACACAACAAGGTGGGATACACATTGTGCGGTAGCATATTCTGTCATGTATACGTTTACCTGTGATGAACCACAAACATGGTTATCCTCGGGAGAAGATTCTCCTATTCCAGCAGCACATGCCGCTGCAAGAGCTCCGGGTGCAACGGATGCTGTTGTTACAATGTATTCCTTGTCTAAAATGTACAAGGAACATATGCTATCGAACAGCATGGGTTGGTCAGTAAATGAAACAATTTTAAATACTGGACAGGCGACTGCTGACAATATTCCGGCGCAAATGTCGCAAATTTACTATTTTATTCGTGTTCCGGACATTGAAAAGGCTCAACAAGTCATTCAAGTGCTTGACCAAAATGCAGAAAGTGCAGCTTCAGCTGCTCATTGTAACTGGAAACGAGAGTGGGTCACAAAATCAAGGGCAGGACTTGCCAACCATACGATGGCGGAAGCAACTTACCAAAATCTTAAGCATGCAGGTGCACCTCAATTCGAAGGGAAGGCCGTAGATATAGCACGGGAAATTCAAAAGAATCTTGGGTTGGATCCGATGGAAGAACCTTATCTCGATGAGATCGAGACGCTCGTCCCTCCGCAAGAGGCAGAACGCAAGATGCGTGAATCGTTACCGGCTTGGCAACAACACTTTACATCTGATGATTATACAGAGTATTGCTGGCATGCTCCGACTGTTAGACTTTATATAGGTAGACCTGCATTAAAATCACCAAAATCGGGCTATGCCTATCCCGACTGGGTCATGAATGCGATGGGCGGAATTCGAGAATGTATAGATCCAATGATTTTTAGCGCTTCTAAGACTGTTGGCATGACAATTATTGATCTGCTCACTGACGACCACCTATTGGAAGAAGCAAAAAATGAGTTTCTTGAGCGGACCGGTGGAGGAATAAATGGCACACACTGGACGCCACCACTTTGTGATTACGATCCTCCAATTGATTATCGTTGGCCTGAGTATGTCACTACTGCCCGCGGAGAAAACCAGTGGGTGATTCCTGCGAGAGGAGATAAATGATTGACTGGATATACAGATTACAAAGGTTATTATATTGAAGGTTAATGGATAAAACAAACAATATTGAGCCCACACTGTTACTTTGGTCGATGGGCTCATCTCTTTTTAAACAATCAGGTAGGTACGGAAATGATAATCTGATTTATATATCACTATCACACTTATTTTTTAAAGAGTATAAAAAAAGAATGTACGCGCTCATTATACGAGGGAGGGATCATTTTGAAGAGATACGTCGTCTTAATCGGCGCGCTTATAATCACTTTCCTATTAGTGCTTATAGGTATCATAAACCCTGAAGGACTAGGAGAATTCTCTGAGTATCTTCTTAACGATTTAATTGGTGGATATTTTGGATGGTACTATATGTTGATTGCATTTTTCATTGTTGTAATTTGTTTATATACGGCTTTTTCAAAATATGGATCCATTAAACTTGGCAGGGATTCGGATCAGCCGGAGTTTAAAAGGTTCACCTGGATTGCGATGTTGTATAGTGCAGGGATTGCGATAAGCCTTTATTTTTGGGGGGTGGCGGAACCTGTATTACACTATATGGAACCTCCTGTCGGGGAAGGGGAAACGAAAGAAGCCGCAGATTTAGCAATGCAGTACACTTATTTTCATTGGGCATTGCATAGTTTTGGAGCTTATACGATAACCGGATTGTTTATGGCATATTTCCAGTATAGGAAAAACTCACCACCCTTGATCAATTATGCTTTTTACCCTTTATTAGGGGAACGAATTCATGGTCCTATCGGCCAGATTATTAATATAATAACCATATTCGCAGTTATAGGGGGAATAACAACTTCGCTAGGTTTAGGCGTTATGCAAATGGGTGCCGGGTTTGATTATGCTTGGGGGATCGAAAACACACCGACTACACAATTATTTTTGATACTGATCCTAACGGTTATGTTTATTGCTTCTGCATATTCGGGTATACACCGGGGTATTAAATGGTTATCTAATATTAACATTGTATTAGCTTTGGCGATTTTGCTTCTAATTTTCACATTAGGTCCGACCACGAATATTTTAGAAACGATTGTTAATGGCACGGGCAATTATCTTTCAAACTTCATAAATATGAGTTTTCATATGGAACCATTTATTGAAGGTTATGATTGGCAAGCAGGTTGGGATTTCTTTTACTGGGGCTGGGCTATCAGCTTTGGTGTATTTGTTGGGCTTTTTATGGCTAGAATTTCAAAAGGAAGAACGATAAGAGAATTTATCATCGGTGCTATGGTAGTACCTTCAGTAGCCACGATGATTTGGTATGGTACTCTTGGTGGGAGCGCCTTATATAATATTATTAATTTAGGTAACAATGAGCTAGCCAATCAAATATTAGCAGATATGGATACTGCATTGTTTTATTTCATGGACCTTTTTCCGCTAGGATCAGTAATTATAGTGCTAACACTTGTTTCATTGGTAATTTTCTTTGTTACATCTGCGGACTCTACTGTTTACGTTTTAGGTATGTATAGTGAAGGTACCACAACACCCACAAATAGAAGCAAAATTTTATGGGGAATTGTTATTGCTGGGGTGGCAATTGCGTTATTATTAAGTGGCGCGCTAACTGCATTACAATCTATATCAGCTGCAGCAGGTTTACCCTTTTCTATAATTATAATATGTATGTGCATTTCCTTTTTTAAGTCTATTAGAGAAGAGTATAAAAGTTTGAGCTATAAAAAAGAAAAATGAAGTAATGGAAAGAAGGATTGTTGTAGATACTAAGCACAGTACTAAAACGGAAGTATTGACGTAATTATAGATGGTGTAAATGAGTTCATATAAAATGAAAAGGCAGCAAAGAAAGTCTTTTATATCTAACCATGGACTATTAAGACCGATGTGGAGAGCGAATGGAAATTAAGAAGGTTTACGAACTTATGATAAGCTTTAAAGCATGTGAAAACAGATAGGAGAGCCAGAAGCGAGAGATGGTTAAATGAATGGTGAGACTCTCCCCTCAAGTATTGGGGGGTGTCTGATCCCTACTCTAATCTGAGCTATGCCTATTATTTTAATCATTCTTGATGGCACCAAAGATTATTATCATAACATGAGATTGGCTTACTCAAAAAGGCAGGGTAAAAAAATGAACGAAATTGGAAACGATTTGTTACATGTTGAAATGGATGGAATTCTTAAAGCTTCTAACGACAACATTGTTATCGCTGACGGAGATGGACAGGTATTAAAGGTGAGTCCGAACTGTGAGGTGATTTACGGAGAAAGCCAATCCTATTTGGTAGGTAAATCAGTGTTTGAGTTAGAAAAAGAAGATATTTTTGTGCCGTCGGTGACAGCTAGGGTTTTAAAGGAAAGAAAAGATGTTCAACTCATGCAAAGAACTGTGAGCCATCGGGTTGTGATGGCCACCGGAATACCTATTTATGACGACAACAAGAATATTATCAGAATCATCAGCTTTTCCCATGATTTAACAGAAATCCATAAGTTAAGAGAAGACTACGAGCAATTACAGGTGAAGATGCAACAGTATCAATCTGAGATTGCAGAATTAAAAGAAAAGGATTCATCAAATAGAGATGTTGTTGTAAAAAGCAAGAAGATGAAAAGAATCATGCATCTGATCAAACAGGTGGCCAAATCAGACGCGACAGTCCTTTTGACAGGGGAAACAGGAGTAGGGAAAAATGTTTTCGCACAACCTTTACATGATAACAGTGAAAGGAAAGAGGAGCAACTTATTGAGGTTAATTGCGGGGCTGTTCCACCAAACTTGTTTGAATCGGAAATGTTCGGTTATGAAGCAGGTTCATTTACGGGAGCCAACAAAAAGGGAAAGGCTGGCTTGATTGAGATGGCGGATCAAGGGACCTTATTCCTTGATGAGATCGGCGAGCTTCCCCTTGAGATTCAAGTAAAATTGCTTCAGGTTTTACAAAATAAAAAAGTTGCAAGAATTGGTGGGAACGGCTCAATAGAAGTAGATTTTCGGTTAGTTGTGGCAACCAATCAAAATCTAGAAAACAAAGTAAAAAAAGGAGAGTTCAGGCAAGATCTTTTCTATAGGTTAAATGTTATCCCGGTTGAAATTCCCTCTTTACGAGAGCGAAAAGAAGATATCTATCAATTGATGCATCATTATTTGTCAAAATTCAACGAGAAATATCAAACGAATAAGATTTTGAACTCAACGACCGTTAAAGCTCTGATAAATTACGATTGGCCCGGAAATGTTAGGGAATTAGAGAATTTATTAGAGAGACTTGTGATTATATCTGATTCTCTCACAATTTATCCACCTGATCTCCCGTTTGTGAACGAAGAAGATCATCCTGATGAGGATTGGAGCACATTAGAAGCTTTTGAAAGCAGAGGCTTAACGTTACTAGAAGCATTGGAAGAGGTGGAACAAAAGTGGTTGCGAAGGGCTTATCAGCAATATAAATCCACCTATGAAATGGCCGAATTTCTTGGGTTAAGCCAACCAACAATCGTCCGTCGGTTAAATTAGTTGTCAATGATTTAGGTGTGAATCGAATTTTTATTCATTTCATGCTGTTTTCAGGGATTAAAAGTTGGCATATGAATTGCAATAACTAAAGGCGAAAACATTATCGCTATCAGGAGGACAACTATGTATCAACCAAAAGATTCATCAAAATCACCGCGATTTAGCGGACCAAGAACGTTTATGAGACTTGAACATATCCGAACGACAGAAGATGTGGATTTTGTTGTGGCAGGGGTTCCATTTGATACGGCCTCTTCAAACCGGACAGGGCAGCGTTACGGTCCACAGCATATCCGGGATTTTTCAGTGTTGCTCCGGCCTTACAATCCGGATCAAGACATCAATATTTTTAATTATTGTTCTGGGGTGGATTATGGTGACATTGACATCATACCGGGGAACATTCATAGAACGTATGACAATATCGTTGAGCAGCTTGATGAAATTCTTGAAAAGTCGGTTGTTCCCGTATTAATGGGCGGCGATCATTCTATTACGCTAGGACATTTGAGAGCGTTTGCAAAACATTATGGTCCCGTTGCTCTTGTACATTTTGATTCCCACGGCGATACATGGGACAACTATTTCGGTGAACAGTATATGCACGGAACGCCTTTTCGCAGAGCCGTTGAAGATGGATTGCTTGATGTTGATCACTCTATTCAAATAGGGATGCGCGGGCCGTTGTACGGTCCTGAAGATATTCAAGATGCGAGAGACCTCGGCTTTCAGGTGATTACGATGAAGGAAGTTCGGCAGTTAGGCTATGACGAAGTGATGAAACAAATTCATCAAAGGGTAGGGAAGCGACCAGTATTCGTTACCTATGATATCGATTTCCTAGACCCAGCTTATGCACCGGGGACGGGAACGCCTGAAGTTGGTGGTCCAACAAGTTATGAGGGGCTAGAGTATATCAGAGGGTTGGATGGTCTCGATATTAAAGGGTTTGATCTTGTTGAGGTTTTGCCGGCATATGACAGCGGCCAAATTACGGCCATTGCCGCATCTTCAGTAATTTTTGAAATGATCAGTCTGATAGCTATGAAAAAAAGGGCACAGAAAGAAGAGTAACAAAGGATATCACGAGAAAAGAACTTCTACGTGTGAAGTTCTTTCCTTTTTATAATGAAAGGCGGTAGCAAAATGACATGGATTGATTTTATTATTATTATCCTTTATTTCGTTGTCCTCATCGTAGTTAGTATAATAGGCACTATAAAAGCAAGAACATCAGAAATGTATATTCTAGCAGGGAGAAATTTAGGTGTTTTTATGCTTTTTGGGTGTATGACGGCTGTCTTTCT
It includes:
- a CDS encoding amidohydrolase; its protein translation is MLTNEKKDIIEWVNGNEKTLSDWNQTIWNYAEPAWREYKSSAWYVHRLREEGFEVEEQSGDMPTAFCATWKNGAGPVIGGYAEYDAVPGNNQAAETVQKSREGLSPYAGGHTDPHSALGIGSLGGFLAAKAMMEKHDIKGTLKFFGEPAEKLRGSKPIHAAKGYYDDLDAAISFHPFYMLPLSNTTRWDTHCAVAYSVMYTFTCDEPQTWLSSGEDSPIPAAHAAARAPGATDAVVTMYSLSKMYKEHMLSNSMGWSVNETILNTGQATADNIPAQMSQIYYFIRVPDIEKAQQVIQVLDQNAESAASAAHCNWKREWVTKSRAGLANHTMAEATYQNLKHAGAPQFEGKAVDIAREIQKNLGLDPMEEPYLDEIETLVPPQEAERKMRESLPAWQQHFTSDDYTEYCWHAPTVRLYIGRPALKSPKSGYAYPDWVMNAMGGIRECIDPMIFSASKTVGMTIIDLLTDDHLLEEAKNEFLERTGGGINGTHWTPPLCDYDPPIDYRWPEYVTTARGENQWVIPARGDK
- a CDS encoding BCCT family transporter, with amino-acid sequence MKRYVVLIGALIITFLLVLIGIINPEGLGEFSEYLLNDLIGGYFGWYYMLIAFFIVVICLYTAFSKYGSIKLGRDSDQPEFKRFTWIAMLYSAGIAISLYFWGVAEPVLHYMEPPVGEGETKEAADLAMQYTYFHWALHSFGAYTITGLFMAYFQYRKNSPPLINYAFYPLLGERIHGPIGQIINIITIFAVIGGITTSLGLGVMQMGAGFDYAWGIENTPTTQLFLILILTVMFIASAYSGIHRGIKWLSNINIVLALAILLLIFTLGPTTNILETIVNGTGNYLSNFINMSFHMEPFIEGYDWQAGWDFFYWGWAISFGVFVGLFMARISKGRTIREFIIGAMVVPSVATMIWYGTLGGSALYNIINLGNNELANQILADMDTALFYFMDLFPLGSVIIVLTLVSLVIFFVTSADSTVYVLGMYSEGTTTPTNRSKILWGIVIAGVAIALLLSGALTALQSISAAAGLPFSIIIICMCISFFKSIREEYKSLSYKKEK
- a CDS encoding sigma-54 interaction domain-containing protein; amino-acid sequence: MNEIGNDLLHVEMDGILKASNDNIVIADGDGQVLKVSPNCEVIYGESQSYLVGKSVFELEKEDIFVPSVTARVLKERKDVQLMQRTVSHRVVMATGIPIYDDNKNIIRIISFSHDLTEIHKLREDYEQLQVKMQQYQSEIAELKEKDSSNRDVVVKSKKMKRIMHLIKQVAKSDATVLLTGETGVGKNVFAQPLHDNSERKEEQLIEVNCGAVPPNLFESEMFGYEAGSFTGANKKGKAGLIEMADQGTLFLDEIGELPLEIQVKLLQVLQNKKVARIGGNGSIEVDFRLVVATNQNLENKVKKGEFRQDLFYRLNVIPVEIPSLRERKEDIYQLMHHYLSKFNEKYQTNKILNSTTVKALINYDWPGNVRELENLLERLVIISDSLTIYPPDLPFVNEEDHPDEDWSTLEAFESRGLTLLEALEEVEQKWLRRAYQQYKSTYEMAEFLGLSQPTIVRRLN
- the speB gene encoding agmatinase → MYQPKDSSKSPRFSGPRTFMRLEHIRTTEDVDFVVAGVPFDTASSNRTGQRYGPQHIRDFSVLLRPYNPDQDINIFNYCSGVDYGDIDIIPGNIHRTYDNIVEQLDEILEKSVVPVLMGGDHSITLGHLRAFAKHYGPVALVHFDSHGDTWDNYFGEQYMHGTPFRRAVEDGLLDVDHSIQIGMRGPLYGPEDIQDARDLGFQVITMKEVRQLGYDEVMKQIHQRVGKRPVFVTYDIDFLDPAYAPGTGTPEVGGPTSYEGLEYIRGLDGLDIKGFDLVEVLPAYDSGQITAIAASSVIFEMISLIAMKKRAQKEE